The Salarias fasciatus chromosome 12, fSalaFa1.1, whole genome shotgun sequence DNA segment ttctttttttttttttttttttccccaactcaGCTATGATTACAGTAATCAGGGCCTCAGCTACCACCGAGCAAAATGATGTCCTCAACATTAATTATGTGCTGGTATGGGCTGCTTATGCTATTTTTAGAATTATTCAAGACAcatctttctgttttgtgttggcCATCCCTGAGTCGAATAATCACCAGTTTTTCCACTTTGGGAAAAACTAATTGTTGTAGCCTCATTAAGAATAGAAGAAATTAGTGAACACATCTACGAGCCCCACAAGTCATAGAGTTCCCAATCCCATCCCACAAATATACTATATGGACCAGATGGAGACACACAATAACCCAGGCATGATGTGAAAAAGACATAAAAGCTTAAAAGACCATAAAGAAGCATAAAATGGCTGTACAGAGATGCTAAATGACTCCTAATCTTGCAAATGTGACCCAACAGGATTTAAAAAGAACCACAAACAGATACAAAATGATCCCAGGAAGACAGGGGATTGTGAAGAAGAAATGATAATGTTCAAGATAACTACCATTACGTCAAAATAGAGGAAAAATAGAAACGCAAAACAGGAGAGATGACACAATTCAGTCATAAGTCCAAAGTGACCACACAGTGagagtcagaaaacaataaaaagatgCAAAACTATTCAATCGCCATGAGACACAGAGCATGGAAAGACACCACTAAAACCACGAAAACCACCTAAGACTTGAAATCTAACAAGACACTAAAGTAATGCAGTACAATGTAGCTGGACACACAATGCAGGAATGACTCGTCTCCGTTTGGTTTATGACTGTTGCGTGTCCTTTTAGTGAATtattcaaaatgttaaaaaaaaccaaacaaactgtgaaatatagataatttcagttttttagtttttttaggTTACTGTGTTGTTGTTTATATTGTTATGataaataaactacatttatatagcgctttttacactATTTGAACACAACTATTGAACTTTACACTatcaatcacattcacacaccagtggaggcatctGCCACGTATGGCGCTCAACCCATCCAGTAGGAGCAATGTGGGGTTCATTGTCTGGCCCAAGGAGACCTTGACAGGGGGAGATGAGAATTGTACTAACAATATCCTGATTGTGAGATGACCACTCTTCCAACCAAACcacagcagtttttttgttttgttttgttttgtttttaatattaaatAACACAGAGAAGTATTTTGTTAAAGCTGGGATTTCTAAAAGGAGCGAGTCAGAACAATTTTTCCCCAGTAAGATTTTAAAAGGGAACTCACTGTGATTTGCTAATCAGGATACAAATTACCAGTATTTCTATCATTACTTCATTTAGATATTTTAAGCTATTCTTGAGCCATTGATTGGCTATTTAATTTCTAATTTAGACCGAATAAAGCATTTTAAGTTGCCTTCAAGAATGAAAACATACATTATtatcaatgcaaaaaaacacaTACTAGAATCATAAAactattttcatttgaaatatttggCTTAAATACAGACTGCAACTAACAGCTACAGCTATGGTTTGGTGCAGAAAAGAGCTCAGgacatgtgtgttttaattaaataataatcaGTTTTACAGTCCACTAATTTCTTTTGATCATGTTTACAAAGTTACATTATTATAAATTATATTATACATATACACATTATACATTATTGATAAATTATAAAttacaaagttaaaaaataaataaaaagaggagTGGAGTCGGTAGGTAGTAGAAATTGTACTTATAGTACTGTATGTAGTCGTCCTCAGTCTGAAGTCAAACAAGGCGCCTCCTCTTTATTCGGTAATGTTGCATCAGAACATCCGGGTACGTCATCAGACCTCACCGGCACCGTGTCTGCTGACGGTACATTAACCAAACACTCTGCGATAGTTTCCCCCTTCATCAAGTTGTCATGTCTGAGCAGGCCGTCGTGGAGAAAATGAGCGAGCTGCAGGTGGACGGAGGGAAAAAGGTAATGCTTCCTTCAGTCTGCCCATTCAGTGTTGCTCAGCTAGCGGCTAGCTTAGCCTGTAGTGAGGCTCGTGCTGTCATTTAGCCGCCGGTGCTAGTGTGCTAAAGTTTCAGCGAGCTTTAATGAAAACCTCGTGCTAGTTTTATTGATTAGGCAGTCTCGATATCTTAATTTAGTTTGATGTGTTTGCAGGGAAGATAGTGTGTAGATAACTCTTATCAGAGCCACGTCGGCTGTTCTGGTGAAGTTATATCTAGGACGGGCAGATTGCGCTCTCAACCaaacttcattcagaactctcttaatttattgtttctgtgtttatttgtgaaTAGACTGAAGTGGGATCAGCATTTGAGGTGCTGTTTGATCATTTGTGTGGTCCTTTTATATCGGCACGCACCCACTGCACCAATTAGATATATTATATCATTTAAAACCTTATTTGCAAATACAGAGCTGTTTTTACACCAGTGTCTTAACACTGATCGAGGGTGTGACAGCTCAGAGCCACGAGGCTCTCGGTAAACACTTTGCATCACTTGCTTATGAAATGTTATGATTTGATGATATTACGCCTGATGAAGAAATCAATATGGTTATCAAGCATACTATTCTAAGATTACTAAATGCACATGTGCTCCTTTTAACATGCTTTCAGTAAAACATCACACTGAAAATCTTACTTCACTTGTCTTTTTGAGTAAAGATTTCGTCTTCTTCTGAAACAGGGTGGACCTGAAGGTGGTAAAGACGGGGGAAAGAAGAAGGCTAAAAATGCTGCTGGGGACTCTGGTGGCAAGGGTGAAGTAAGTTGCAAATTTAGATGATTGAAAGTTTATACTATTTATAGTGGGGGTAATAATGTCCTGTTCACACAGTTACAAGTCATTGTGCATCTCTGTTCAAAACCTTTGCCATTCTTTGCTCACATATCACCACCCGGCCAATCTCGAGCTTCATGGGCATTGAACATCACATACTGATAGTCATTCAAGAAACAAAATGCACAAATTATATGATTTCCACTCTGATACAGTTGAATTTTTTTGATAGGAAATATTGTAGCAatccaaaataaaatatcaagCTTAGACTTCATCTTTACCTTCAGCCtgatagtaataataatataataaaaagctcaaaaTGAAGCATGTATAATATGCTCGATAATTTAATTTCGGCTAACATTTCAGTAAACTTGTTCATTAGAAAAAGGGCTTGATAATATATGTAATATAAACCCCTACAGTATGTTCTGTTGGCTCGCATTCATTTATAAATCGCCTGTTTCAGCTGACACCGCCACCTCAGTACATTGACGAGCGCCTCAGTCTTTACACAAAGCTGAAAGCTGAGCATGATGCTTTGATGGCTGAGAGGGCTGCAAAGGACAGCAAACCCATCAAGGTGACCTTGCCCGATGGAAAGGTGGTGGAGGCTGAGTCCTGGAAGACCACCCCGTACCAGGTGGCCTGTGGAATCAGGTCAGTGCGGTGACTCCGGTTCATCTGGTGCAAGCACAGATGTCAAAGGGTCTTTGTTTCACGGTGGTTAAACagagaaaactttattttaagcaTTGTCCTGTACACAGCATTATTTATGGACAGTATATCATTAACTAACCAACACACACCTTGCTAcctctgctttaaaatgaatacTAGTGGTACTGTTTTGTTTCTATTGCGATAGCTTTTTGACACATAGTCTTATTTTATCAATTATGTCTGGAAAATGCTGAATAACACCCCTAGAAtctctgagtgtgtgaacaGCAGGTTTGAAAGTGCAATAGATAAATCTAATTTCATATATATGTGCCCCTGTACATTGTTCTGATGCgatatatttcatgttttacGGTGCAGTCAAGGCCTGGCCGACAACACGGTGATTGCCAAAGTAAACAACGGCGTGTGGGATCTGGACAGACCTCTGGAGGACGACTGCAGCCTCCAGTTGCTCAAATTTGATGACGAGGAAGCTCAAGCTGTAAGTCCACATCAATGTCGTGTtggaatgtgtttttgtgtctcggCGCTTCATATCACAACTTCATCATCTGATTGCAGTACTGAAACCACACTGGAGTCTATTTTCACTCAAATAGCATGGCAGACCTGTTTGTtatgtttcatttattctttatttttttagcataaaaataactaaaatataATGATTTCCTCACATATTGAAGATTTACCCAGGTTTGCTTTAGCGGCTCTTTATTGATGCACTCAGCGTGTCAACACATATCGATATGTATATCTGGCTGGCTAACCTGGGCGTGCAAGGTTAATATGATCAATGAGGAGGAGTTTACAGTCAATAAACCTCAAAGCATTGCGGTTCATCAAGCGATAAGCCACAGAAATGTTAAGGCGTGAGTGAGAGTATGGAAACGATGGTGAAAATCATCAAGTCTCTTAAAAAGCAATAGCTCTTGGTGCGTCTTATGCCAAGTACTCAATATTTATTGGAAGAAAATGTTGCTTAGTTTTCATGGTAAGCTCGTCAAGTTCCTGCTCTTTTGTCTAGACTCTAGAGGTTGTGTTGCTCaattgaaccttttttttttttttttttttaattattatgatTATCCTGCACTGTGAGTCATGGCAGTGAGGACACACACTTAATGGCTGATGTTATTAACGTACCTGTTCAGGTGTACTGGCACTCCAGTGCCCACATCCTGGGTGAAGCCATGGAGAGGGTGTACGGAGGCTGCCTCTGCTACGGCCCCCCCATCGAGAGCGGCTTCTACTACGACATGTTCCTGGACAACAACGAGTGAGTCACACCAGCCTCTGGTTTGGAGTTGTGGGTAAAATTAAGGATGGGAATCAGTACTCTGCATTACTTTTTAGAGTTTGCCGGTCCTGCTTCTGACTCTCACGcttagggcttttttttttttttttttttttccttttcttttttggggtgTGGATTTCAAACAACGGCTCTCTGCATCTACCCACAGGGTCCAAATCTTAAGAGCAAAATCGATTCAAATCAAAGAACAGGAGGTTACTTGAGTGAAGCTTTGAGAGCGTGTCGAGACAACCCTCAGAAATTTCCCAACACTTTTTCCCTGGTAAACAACTTTGTTGCTTGACCTTTCTCGTCGACAGATGCATTTCTGCCTGTTTGAGGCTGCAGGAGAGCTTGAAGAGTCCTGTCTAATTAATTCTACAACCTCTTCTAATGAAGTCATTTTATGCTAATGGCATTCTTGAAGGTGCTTTTTATACAAGGATATTTTGACATTGCCTAAGCCCTAAAGCCAAGGACTTTAAAGTATTTGCCCATCCTTGGCCGAGATTGTCAGTTTCGGGAAGACAGAGAATTGCATCAGTGGACAAAAGGTCTATTCGCGTATCTGGTCACATCCGTTGTGCCCTTTTGGAAACTGCAGCAGACCAAATTTAGCAGTGGAGACATTTTGCATAGTAATTCAaacttctctctccctcttttttttttttttttttccttttgtggaaAGGCTATTGTTGTTCAGTTTCTTCTTGATATTTTGCACAGAGGCGTATCCAGCAATGACTTCCCTGGACTGGAGACTTTGTGCAAGAAAATCATCAAGGAGAAGCAGCCGTTTGAGAGGCTGGAAATAAAGAAGGAAACTCTGTTGGAAATGTTCAAGGTAGTTcaagaaaccaacacacacacacacacacacacacacacacttctagaAAGTAATATAAACAACCTGAGCGTCACCTCTCATCCTTTATTTAGTACAACAAGTTCAAATGCCGCATTCTGAATGAGAAAGTCACCACTCCAACCACCACTGTGTACAGGTGAGGCATGTCGAAGGCTTCGTGTTGATTCTACATCTCTGTCAGTGTTGACATGTAAATGGATCATCTGTAAATATTCTGTGTTTCAGATGTGGTCCCCTGATTGATTTGTGTCGGGGCCCTCATGTGAGACACACCGGAAAAATCAAGGCCCTTAAGATCCACAAGGTTAGTGCTGTGTGTTATGTAAAACACATAttttgtcactgtgtgtgtgtgtgtgtgtagatttattgtttttgtttggccAGGTAGCTTCTTAAGTAGTATTCTGTGCGCCCTGAATGTTGAGCAGCAGGCACATTTGTCCTCATTTCTGGTGCGTCGTTAACATATGCTTTATCCTCGTGGGACGTGATGGAGCGTAAAAGAAAGATGAAAGCTAACGCCGTCTTCTCACGCTGCGCTAGAATTCGTCCACTTACTGGGAGGGGAAGGCAGACATGGAAACCCTCCAGAGGATCTACGGAATCTCCTTCCCTGACCCCAAAATGCTCAAAGAATGGGAGAAGTTTCAGGAGGAGGCCAAAAACCGAGATCACCGCAAACTGGGCCGGGTAAGAGCTgaaatgtgaaggaaaaaaaaaaaaagctgagttaGCTGGAGTTGTTCTGCAGGCATGCAGCAGAGGCGGGGTATTGAGGACATCTTGGTACTAATTTGCCAGcaaaatgaatatgaaataGAGGTAAAttagttattttttgtttaattaaaagAGCAGGATGCACTACAGGATGTTGGTATCCTGCACTACAGAGAAGAAAAGCCTTTTGCCCATCCAGACATACAGATGCTTGCCTTTTAAACTTTTAGGTCCCCAAATGCTCCCTCATAATAATGAATTGTTAAAAATATGTTGTTGTGTCAATTAATTTCAATGATCAGATTTACAAAAAAGTACACATTCTGTTTACTTCAGTAGAAGAAAGACTTGATGAAAGTGAATTCCTTTTGACCAACTTTGGCTTAAAATAACAATACCTGAACGTCATACAGCGAGTGACGGCTGTTTAGTGATTACTATAACAAGGTATGTGTTTCTGGGTGTGTCTCTTGTAGCCATAATGATCACACAAGAATCGAGTTGTAAAGGAGACTTAGCACAAAGGCAAACTCTTGTTTATTGCTTTTATATTTCAAACTGGAACCAGTAAAAGATGGCCGACCTAAACGAGGGTGCATGTTTTTctcaaacaggaacaggaccTGTTTTTCTTCCACGACCTGAGTCCAGGGAGCTGCTTCTTCCTGCCCAAGGGTTCCTTCATCTACAACACCCTGATCGAGTTCATCAGAGTAAGTCAGTCTCGAGAACGATCGGCCACTGTGCCTTCAGACGCAAGAAAAAGCGAGAAAAAGTGAAACTTCcagacagaaggaaagaaaataatGTATACAATTTAACAAGGTAGAATATTGTTGAAAAATAAGTTCTTACTAAATAAGCCAGCACTCTTTGTTGAACaaacaatgggaaaaaaattgcTCACTGCTGCTTTGAACTCAAACTTCATCATAAAGGATCTTATTATTGAGGAACACTTTAACTAAAACATGCAAAGACAGATGATTGGCGACGGTAAATAAAAGCTTTGTTGTATCTGATTTGCAGCGCAGAGCCACAAAATTAATGTTTTAAGGctgctctttcttttccttGACTCGCAGCATTCATAATAAAAAGACACATTGCAAACAATTCCACTTGAATGTGGTGAAACAGATTTGTGACCAAGTGGATTTTGAGTAatgagatttgttttttaaaaagtacaatTCCTGTTTTTGCAGCAAAACACCTTCAAAATATTTGCAGCGAGtcatgatttaaaataaatcacattatgCTTATTCTTGTTATCTTGGTCAAGTTTCTGTTTGAATGTAAAAACCGAACAGACCAGTACAAACTGCATTAAAGCACTTTAATAATGACTtctcagtttgttgttttcttgaaaTCTGTCACTCTGCAGACGCAGACACAGACCGGGGTGCCGGCATGCAGCAGTATAAACACCCTCGCTGGTAGTTAGCTTTTTAAAGTCCTCGCTTTTGCAGAGTTGTTTACCATTTTATACTTGCATACATTGCTTATCAGCGGGTCCCCAGGCGCCGACTGAAACCGCCTGTTTGGAGCTGAATTATAGAGTAGAGTCACTTTGAGAAGTCACTTCTTCTGCGTTTCATGTTGCGGTTTCTCTGACAGAGCGAGTACAGGAAGAGGGGCTTCCAGGAGGTGGTGACGCCCAACATCTACAACAGCAAGCTGTGGCAGACCTCGGGACACTGGCAGCACTACAGCGAGAACATGTTCTCCTTCGAGGCCGAGAAGGAAACCTTCGCCCTCAAGCCCATGAACTGCCCCGGACACTGGTCAGACTTCTTCCTCTGTCACATTCAACGCTGGTTCTTCACGTTTATTTTCTGCTTGTGAGCTGAAAGAATGTGGACGCAGACATGTAGCAAGTGTTTGGAATCACAGGAAAGACTAAagaatagcttttttttttccagcattaactgtgttttactgttacaTCGGAGCAACTTTCACAAGACAAAACATTTAACTTGGCTCCAGTGTTTAGTGAAAAGCGTCTTCATTGTGTTGTCACTCTATAAAACAGTGTTTTACTTCTGAAGCCTTTGTGAATCGCCTCCTTACTTCACCATTCCAGTAGTTTGTCAGCCGGTTCAGCTCAGCTTGTAATGGACCAATTCTCCTGCCATGTTTTCAGTCGTCGAGTGACCCAGTTCAATTTACTGCTCAATGCTGcattgcagtgtgaagagccGGGCTGCAGCTCTTTGTATTCACatcttttatctcctttttaCTGTTCCAATTTTCCTACCATCCACTCAGGCAGCCCGTCCGTAGATCACGCTGGAATCGAGATTCAGCttgcaaaacacattttatcaaaGTATTGAGGATCGGTGAAATCAAATATGAAAGTCAAGGCTTTTAGAGCTGCACTAAAACAGCTATTTATAGTCCTGAGATAGCTAAAAGTTGGAATTaactcgattttttttttttttttttttttttttttttttttggcttgttcGTGGCGTCAGCCTGATGTTCGATCACCGTCCTCGCTCCTGGAGAGAGCTCCCCCTTCGGTTGGCCGACTTCGGCGTCCTGCACAGGAACGAGCTCTCCGGAGCTCTGACCGGTCTGACCCGCGTGCGGCGCTTCCAGCAGGACGACGCCCACATCTTCTGCTCCATGGACCAGGTGAGGCGAACCGCCTGCTGAGTTCATGTCGAGTCAAAAATCTGGAGCTAAATGTGATACCTCTAATTCTGCTGCTCcaataaatggtaaatggtaaatggaagACCAGAAACAGATTAAATATAAGAATAGAAATGTAATATAAATCGAATTACCTACCTTAACATTATTTCGTGTGACATTAAATATGTGAGAGTTGCCGCCTCCTCTTTGCTTGGATTGTAAAGTACGTTTGACGATGCGCTGTGTTCAATCTGCTCGGTGATGTAGCTTTAATCAGTGTGAGAGGAAAATAGATTTCATTCCCCTGTGATGATTCTATCCCCCACACAGCTGAAACGTATACGGCGGGTTGCCAGTGGAGGTTTAAACAGGTTTAGAAATGAGTTTCTGAACTGAggtttttgcacttttgttcTGAAGAATCACACATGTAGCAGTGAGACTGTTCAGGCGATTCATGCAATAAACTGTGTAAATATTGCCAGTCTTCTCCTCTCAGTGTTAAATGTCCTTCGGAGTTTGTTCGGAGCCGCTCGTCTGCCGCGTGTCACGAAGGTTTATCGTCAAATCAGATTTTCTCTCGTCTTTTGATTTCCTCGTGTAATTTGATTACTTTGTAATTCTGGCACAAACTAAGATGAAAGCGGCCATTACACCGGAAACGACTGCGCTGCGACCGCGTCCAGATGGACAGCACaaattttgttatgtttttattatgGGCCGCAGATTGAGGGGGAGATCAAGGGATGCCTGGACTTCCTGCGGACCGTGTACGACGTGTTCGGCTTCACGTTCAAGCTCAACCTTTCCACCCGGCCAGAGAAGTTCCTGGGAGACCCGGAGGTCTGGGACCAAGCGGAGAAGGTAATCAGAAagcctcttctttctctcaggCTGTATATTAGAAAATACGAGCGGCTCTCGCGTAAAGCCTCGCTGGAGAATAAAGATGCTGATGTATGATATTATCAGCAAGGAAAATCCGGAGCCACTCCACACACCCGCCGAATGGAAGAGTGAGATTTGCCGACCCAGAGAACATTTATAgtttaatgagtttttttttttcttcttcttcttagaGGTGCCATCAattctgaagaagaaaatgcTTGTCCTCCTCTAGAGAATCCATCAACACATCTTTGCTGTCACTCTGTGCCTTTTCTTTCAAATCACGCCCCCCCCGTCTCTGAAGACCAGCTCCATATTTTACATCAGAGGGTTTCGGTCCTTCATTTGCTCGACTCGCGTTTAAAGCAGAACGCGAACAAATAATCACAGGAGTGATCGAGCCGCTCCGACCAATAATGAGTCTTTATTGCTGGGGGCTTCCAGCGTTTGATGAGACACGGCAGGCTCCTCCCCTGGGACAACTGGGCGTGTAAGTCGTTGGTAAAGGTGCCACATGTATGCTGCATGGAATCATCAGTGGCTCTGGAGCTCAGGGGGGCGTGCAGGTTGTACAGACAGTCGTTCACTGTCGGGCTCCGGCTGGATCAGAAGGCGTTTGTTGACAGTCAGAAAGCATGTGTCAGATTGTCACAACCGTTTCCCTCCTGATCTGATCATAGAGGCGACGCCGACTCTCCAGTTAAATATTAAACCTGCTCTCCAGACTGGATTGGAGCCGCtaagctgtttgttttgtgtgctgctggaaaCTCTCATCTTACAGACGAGGCCGACGCTTTTTGTGCTTTGCTGTCTCCAGCTCATTGATTTTTATCATATTGATTGTCCTCTttttgtggtggtggtggtggtgttggcaTAGGATTTGTCATTTTAATCTACTTCAAGCTGCCTGGTGTTAAAATCTCTGAGAAGTTTCAAAAGCAATAGAAACACtcgcttttttccccccctcactGTCACTGTAAATGTTAGGTTTTGTTATTTCATCTCGTACAATTTCACAGGAAGAAACAGCCCTGACATTTACAGTGTGTGCACAGTTTATCTTATTGAACCACGACGGTGCTCTTGGTCAGAATCAAATGTTTATAAACCTGAATATTCCAGACAGTAAACTGAGAGTTTGGCTTTGTTTGCAGAatgattttaaacatttttactgTTCATCTCGTTGTGCATATATTTAGTTATTCTCGCTTTAACCAACAAATGTTAAGTCAAGAAAGAAGCATTGGACAGTGGAACTAGTGCTGTGACGTAAAACCGCTTGAGCTGAATAGAAAAGATAAACCAACATCTTTCAAACTTACttccaggaaaagaaaacattttatattCACACGAAAACAAGAATTATCCACACGGTGATGAAGGGTATTGATCACCTGAGGCTAAACTCTCCCtcattacacaaacacacaacacccAGCGCGCTATAGTCTGATCAGCATTTAAGGTAAAGCAGCTTGTAGCTGGAAAATGTGCATGAAAATCATGTGTTCAAAATGCAAATGTGCTTAATTAATTGTGCACACAGTGTAATGACGAGTAAAT contains these protein-coding regions:
- the tars1 gene encoding threonine--tRNA ligase 1, cytoplasmic; the protein is MSEQAVVEKMSELQVDGGKKGGPEGGKDGGKKKAKNAAGDSGGKGELTPPPQYIDERLSLYTKLKAEHDALMAERAAKDSKPIKVTLPDGKVVEAESWKTTPYQVACGISQGLADNTVIAKVNNGVWDLDRPLEDDCSLQLLKFDDEEAQAVYWHSSAHILGEAMERVYGGCLCYGPPIESGFYYDMFLDNNEGVSSNDFPGLETLCKKIIKEKQPFERLEIKKETLLEMFKYNKFKCRILNEKVTTPTTTVYRCGPLIDLCRGPHVRHTGKIKALKIHKNSSTYWEGKADMETLQRIYGISFPDPKMLKEWEKFQEEAKNRDHRKLGREQDLFFFHDLSPGSCFFLPKGSFIYNTLIEFIRSEYRKRGFQEVVTPNIYNSKLWQTSGHWQHYSENMFSFEAEKETFALKPMNCPGHCLMFDHRPRSWRELPLRLADFGVLHRNELSGALTGLTRVRRFQQDDAHIFCSMDQIEGEIKGCLDFLRTVYDVFGFTFKLNLSTRPEKFLGDPEVWDQAEKQLENSLNDFGEKWVLNPGDGAFYGPKIDIQIKDAIGRYHQCATIQLDFQLPIRFNLSFVSHDGDDKKRPVIIHRAILGSVERMIAILTENYGGKWPLWLSPRQVMVVPVGPTCDEYAQKVRQDFHSSGFMADVDLDPGCTLNKKIRNAQLAQYNFILVVGEKEKTSNTVNVRTRDNKVHGERSVEECIERLKQLKTSKSRSAEEEF